Proteins from a single region of Argiope bruennichi chromosome 6, qqArgBrue1.1, whole genome shotgun sequence:
- the LOC129972937 gene encoding regulator of telomere elongation helicase 1 homolog has translation MQCQISGIEVLFPCQPYPVQEDYMKKVIECLQKRVNGILESPTGTGKTLSLLCSSLAWLESYKAQQQLSLIQHSHNSSPGIFNDIKAALEGLVGNWDSGSNFMAPRIIYSSRTHSQLSQAIQELKRSNYKHVKSIALGSRDQLCLHPEVSKAANHTAKVYMCRAKISSKACPFYLNYEEKIASKSDYQDSSVLDIEDLMSLGKKNMVCPYYAARHLKSRADMIFTPYNYIIDPKSRRAHGIELQGNIVIFDEAHNIEGACEESMSFQLRSYDLALAITEITQTMEMIKDFDEKFSSSDTGAPDFTLTDLSILKVMFCELEEVMDKEASEISVKDGSRPGDYMIEILSKVELTAQKKDIVLDLLDKVILYHSTKSDNPWTSKGTGLQKFSDLLSVLFSRTSGAAHSELEFKREFATKYKIFLQHENPLKSQSSTDPWAVPAAGLKRKPSWKMDCWCFSPELGMRDIVDRGVHSIILTSGTLSPLGPLINELGVSFPVTLENPHIIKDNQVFVGVVTCGPDGTPLNSSYQNRSNEKYISSLGRTICNFCRMVPDGLLVFFPSYSVMKSNVASWEESGIWQNLSGLKPLFMEPQGKDAFQESIEKYYSIIKDPDSKGATLLAVCRGKVSEGLDFADENARAVVITGLPFPPSMDPRVKMKMNYLNAIAKEKKGLYGNDWYVLQASRAVNQAIGRVIRHKDDFGAILLCDNRFKDKRIQSQLSKWIQGRINVFDSFGPALKSLTCFFKGLDQLPRRSKPVLGGFQIGSSTFNTKYTNGESQVLPRSDKSLEPKEDILDCYKPSDASGASTSGLNKSSSIFDAMEDESEISSAQAYKPSPLARYSTSCYVNNDTNPVSSSNEKPKDSKRRKIAVTLRQAIQPEDKKNSTEMWKSYLLEVKTLLGVTEQYGKFCTSVKEFKTTKNVENFAVSLKKVFSAIPNKTKFIQTASLLVNAQDRDKFLALSS, from the exons atgcagtGTCAAATCAGTGGTATCGAAGTATTATTTCCTTGCCAACCTTATCCTGTGCAAGaagattatatgaaaaaagtGATTGAATGCTTACAAAAG cGCGTTAATGGAATACTTGAGAGCCCCACAGGCACTGGTAAAACTCTGAGTTTACTATGTTCATCCCTGGCATGGTTAGAAAGTTACAAAGCTCAACAACAGCTTTCACTCATTCAGCATTCGCACAATAGCAGCCCTgggatttttaatgatatcaaagcTGCTTTGGAAGGATTGGTAGGCAATTGGGATTCTGGATCCAATttta tgGCACCACGAATCATCTACAGTTCCCGAACTCATTCTCAGTTGTCACAAGCTATTCAAGAgttaaaaagaagtaattataagca tgTCAAATCAATAGCTTTGGGATCTCGTGATCAGTTATGTTTACACCCAGAAGTATCAAAAGCAGCCAATCACACTGCTAAAGTATACATGTGCCGTGCAAAGATTAGCAGTAAAGCATGCCCATTTTATCTGAATTATGAAGAAAAGATTGCATCAAAGTCAGATTATCAAGATTCTTCAGTTCTGGACATTGAAGACTTAATGAGCCTGGGAAAGAAAAATat GGTCTGCCCATATTATGCTGCTAGGCACCTTAAATCAAGAGCAGATATGATATTTACTCCTTACAATTACATAATTGATCCTAAAAGCAGAAGGGCACATGGAATTGAATTACAAGGAAACATTGTGATCTTTGATGAAGCACACAATATAGAAGGAGCCTGTGAAGAAAGCATGTCATTTCAACTTCGATCATATGATCTTGCTTTGGCTATAACAGAG ATTACTCAGACCATGGAGATGATTaaagattttgatgaaaaattctcTAGTTCTGATACTGGTGCTCCAGATTTTACTTTAACTGATCTCTCTATTTTGAAAGTAATGTTCTGTGAGCTGGAAGAAGTAATGGATAAAGAAGCTTCTGAAATCTCCGTAAAAGATGGTTCAAGGCCTGGTGATTATATGATTGAG attCTTTCAAAAGTGGAATTAACCGCTCAAAAGAAGGACATTGTTTTGGATCTTTTAGACAAAGTGATCTTGTACCATTCGACAAAGTCTGATAATCCATGGACCTCAAAAGGTACTGGGTTGCAAAAATTCTCTGATTTGCTTAGTGTTTTGTTTTCACGAACTTCAGGTGCAGCACATAGTGAACTTGAATTCAAAAGAGAATTTGCAACCAAATATAAA atttttcttCAACATGAAAACCCACTTAAATCACAATCTTCTACTGATCCATGGGCAGTGCCTGCTGCTGGTTTAAAGCGAAAACCAAGCTGGAAGATGGACTGTTGGTGTTTCTCGCCTGAACTtgg aatgagAGACATTGTAGATCGTGGAGTGCATAGCATTATACTGACCAGTGGTACTCTGTCTCCTTTGGGGcctttaattaatgaattaggAGTGAGTTTTCCTGTTACTCTAGAAAATCCTCATATTATCAAAGACAATCAAGTTTTTGTTGGTGTTGTGACCTGTGGTCCAGATGGTACACCTCTAAATTCATCTTATCAAAATAG atctaatgaaaaatatatcagctCTTTGGGACGCACTATTTGCAATTTCTGCAGGATGGTCCCTGATGGCCTTTTGGTATTCTTTCCATCCTATTCAGTAATGAAATCAAATGTTGCATCTTGGGAAGAAAGTGGTATCTGGCAAAACTTATCTGGTTTGAAGCCATTATTTATGGAGCCTCAGGGTAAAGATGCATTTCAAGAgagcattgaaaaatattattctatcatCAAAGACCCTGATTCAAAGGGAGCAACATTATTAGCTGTATGCCGAGGGAAA GTTAGTGAAGGACTAGATTTTGCTGATGAAAATGCTCGTGCTGTAGTCATTACAGGTTTACCATTTCCTCCGTCTATGGATCCCagagttaaaatgaaaatgaactaTCTAAATGCTATAGCCAAGGAAAAGAAG GGTCTGTATGGCAATGATTGGTACGTCCTGCAAGCTTCAAGAGCTGTGAATCAAGCTATCGGTCGAGTTATTCGACATAAAGATGATTTTGGTGCCATTCTTTTATGTGATAATAG gtTTAAGGATAAACGAATTCAGTCTCAGTTGTCTAAATGGATTCAGGGTcgaataaatgtttttgattctTTTGGGCCTGCTCTAAAAAGTTTAACTTGTTTCTTTAAAGGATTAGATCAA CTTCCAAGAAGATCAAAACCTGTATTAGGAGGATTTCAAATAGGTTCAAGTACTTTCAATACAAAGTATACTAATGGAGAATCTCAAGTCCTTCCAAGATCTgacaa ATCATTAGAACCAAAAGAGGATATACTTGATTGTTATAAACCTTCAGATGCATCAg GAGCTTCTACTTCTGGCTTGAATAAGTCAAGCAGTATATTTGATGCTATGGAAGATGAAAGTGAGATAAGTTCTGCACAAGCTTATAAACCTAGTCCATTGGCAAGATATAGTACATCTTGTTATGTGAATAATGATACTAATcct GTCTCATCATCGAATGAGAAACCAAAAGATTCGAAACGCAGAAAAATAGCTGTTACTCTTAGGCAAGCTATTCAaccagaagataaaaaaaattctacagaaatgTGGAAAAGTTACCTGTTAGAG GTGAAAACATTACTGGGTGTGACTGAACAATATGGGAAATTCTGTACCTCAGTAAAAGAATTCAAGACtacaaaaaatgttgaaaattttgcaGTATCACTAAAGAAAGTATTCTCTGCAATTCCcaacaaaacaaaattcattcaaa CTGCTTCATTATTAGTGAATGCACAAGACAGAGATAAATTTCTAGCCTTGTCTTCTTGA